One Cuculus canorus isolate bCucCan1 chromosome 1, bCucCan1.pri, whole genome shotgun sequence DNA segment encodes these proteins:
- the KCTD21 gene encoding BTB/POZ domain-containing protein KCTD21: MSEPITLNVGGKLYTTSLSTLTSFPDSMLGAMFSGKIPTKKDRQGNCFIDRDGKIFRYILNFLRTSHLDLPEDFQEMGLLRREVDFYQIQPLIEALQEKEVELSKAEKNAMLNISLDQKTQTVHFTVREAPQIYSLSSSNMEVFSAHIFSTSCLFLKLLGSKLYYCFNGNLSSISSYLQDPNHLTLDWVASVEGLPEEEYTRQNLKRLWVVPDNKQINSFQVFVEEVLKIAMSDGFCIDSSHPHTSDFMNNKIIRLIRYK; the protein is encoded by the coding sequence ATGTCAGAACCCATCACGCTCAATGTTGGAGGAAAACTCTATACCACCTCTCTGTCCACTCTGACTAGCTTTCCAGACTCCATGCTGGGGGCCATGTTTAGTGGGAAGATCCCAACCAAGAAGGACAGACAAGGCAACTGCTTTATCGACAGAGATGGCAAAATCTTCCGCTATATCCTGAACTTCTTACGAACTTCTCACTTGGACCTCCCTGAAGACTTTCAGGAAATGGGCTTACTTCGTCGAGAGGTAGATTTTTATCAAATTCAGCCACTTATTGAGGCCttgcaggagaaggaggtggagctttctaaagcagagaaaaatgccaTGCTCAACATTAGCCTTGATCAGAAGACCCAGACTGTTCACTTCACTGTCCGAGAAGCACCCCAGATCTACAGCCTGTCTTCTTCCAACATGGAAGTGTTCAGTGCTCACATCTTCTCCACATCATGTCTGTTCCTGAAGCTTCTTGGTTCCAAACTCTATTATTGCTTCAACGGAAACCTCTCTTCAATATCCAGCTACCTGCAGGACCCCAACCACTTGACCTTGGATTGGGTTGCAAGTGTGGAAGGCCTTCCCGAAGAGGAGTACACCAGGCAGAACTTAAAAAGACTCTGGGTGGTGCCAGATAATAAGCAAATCAATAGTTTCCAGGTGTTTGTGGAAGAAGTGCTAAAAATAGCCATGAGTGATGGTTTCTGCATAGATTCTTCTCATCCACATACTTCAGATTTCATGAATAATAAGATTATTCGCCTAATTCGATACAAGTAG